The sequence CAAAGCATGAGTGAACGCTTAGTTGGTGAAAATGATGCTATTTTAGCCATTGCAACTCCGGCAGCTCAAGCGTTAGCCAATGTAACTACAGAAGATCCGATCTTGTTTACAGCCGTTACTGATCCAGTTGATGCTGGTTTAGTAGAAAGCAACGAAGAGCCAGGACTGAATATTTCAGGGACAAGCGATATTGTTCCTATCGAAGAACAAGTAGCCTTATTACTATCCATTGCACCTGAAGCAAATACAGTTGGCATCATTTACAATTCGAGTGAACCTAATTCGAAAATCCAAGCAGACATGGCCCAAAAATCAATTGAAGCCAAAGGAGTAGATGTAAAGGTATTGACTGTAACGACAACGAATGATGTGCAGCAAGTTATGACCACACTAGCTCAAGAAGTTGAGGCAGTTTATATTCCAACGGATAATACAATGGCCAGCACAATGCCGACGATCAAAGAAATTACTCTGGAGTATCAATTACCAGTTGTAGCCGGTGCAGCAGAGATGGTTGAAACGGGAGCTTTAGCTACCTATGGAATCAATTATGAAGACTTAGGAAGACAAACGGCCAAGATGGCATTGAAAATTATTAAAGATGGAGCAGATCCAGCTGAACTGCCCGTAGAAACATCGAATAAATTGGAACTCGTTATTAATGAAGAAATCGCTGAAGCTTTAGGAATCGATCCGGCAAGTATTGTCAGTCCGGAATAAGGAAGAAAAAAGGGGAGTTTTACAGTTATGAGTATAATATTATCAAGTATTTCACAAGGGTTATTATGGTCGGTCATGGCAATCGGAGTGTATTTAACTTTTCGAATTTTAGATATTGCCGATTTAACAGCTGAAGGTAGTTTTCCATTAGGGGCAGCTGTCTGTGCCAGTCTGATCGTTGCTGGAATTCCGCCTTGGCTTTCTACCATTGCAGCACTGATTGCGGGGATGTTGGCCGGAACGGTATCTGGACTTTTGCATACAGTACTGAAAATTCCCGCTCTACTGACCGGAATACTGACAATGACGGCTCTCTATTCCATTAATTTAAGAATCATGGGAAAAGCTAACGTGACGCTACTTGGACAAGGAACATTGATGCGGACTATGCAAAGCTTTGGTTTGAACAGCCGGACAGCTGTATTAGCAGTTGGAGCACTGGTAGCACTGCTGGTGATTTTAGTTTTATACTTATTTTTTAATACGGAAACAGGCTTAGCTATTCGCTCAACAGGAGACAATGAAGACATGAGTGAAGCAAATGGCATTCATACTAATGCTATGAAAATTATCGGGTATATGTTGAGTAATGGCTTGATTGCTTTGTCCGGTGCATTGATTGCGCAAAACAATAGTTATGCGGATATTGGCATGGGAATTGGCACAATCGTTATTGGATTGGCTTCCGTTATTATCGGAGAAGTCATCTTCCATAACTTATCATTTGCAAAACGTTTAGTGACGATCGTTATTGGAGCTGTGGTTTACCGCTTGATCATCGATTTGGTGCTGCAGCTGGGAGTTGATCCTCAAGATATCAAATTGTTTTCAGCACTGATTTTAGCGATTGCTCTTTCAACACCCTTGCTGAAAAAGAAGTCTGGAAAAATCTTGAAAAAATCTCCATATGCAAAAAAGAAAGGGGTACAATAAAATGGCTGCTATCCTAGAAGTACAAGCTATTCACAAAAGCTTTGAGACAGGAACGATCAATGAAAACCATGTGTTAAAAGGGTTGGATTTAACGATTAAAGAAGAAGAATTTGTGACGATCATTGGTGGAAACGGAGCAGGGAAATCAACGTTATTAAATAGTATTGCAGGGAGCTTCTTTGTTGATGAAGGGCGCATTTTCTTAGATGGGGAAGACGTGACATACAAAAAAACAGCAGAACGGTCGAAACATATCGGTCGTGTTTTCCAAGATCCTAAAATGGGGACGGCCACAAGATTAAGCATTGAAGAAAATTTAGCTGTTGCTTATAATCGCGGGAAAAGAAGAGGGCTCTCGTTAGGTGTTAAAGAAAAGCAACGGACACTATTTAGAAAACGATTGAGACAACTAGATTTAGGGCTAGAAAACCGCTTGAAAATGGAAGTTGGTTTATTATCTGGCGGGCAACGCCAAGCGTTAACATTGTTGATGGCTACTTTAGAAACACCGAAGTTGCTTCTTTTAGATGAGCATACGGCAGCTCTAGATCCTAAAACAAGTCAGATGGTATTAGAGTTGACCGATAAAATCGTTCAAGAAGAAAAATTGACAGCCATGATGATCACACATAATATGGAAAATGCGATTGAATATGGCAACCGGTTGATTATGTTGCATAATGGGCAAATTGTTGTTGATGTTTCGGGTGTTGAAAAGAAGAAAATGACAGTTCCTGATTTATTGGAATTGTTTCATAAAAACAGCGGCAATCGTGTTAGTGATGATGCGCTGATTTTAGGATAATAAAAGCAGGCAATAAAAAATATGATTGCACCGAAAAAATTGTATAAAAATAAGGAACTGGGATAAGTCCCAGTTCCTTATTTTTTAGAAGTTAGAAGTTGGCAATATTTCGCCAATTTCAGCTAAACGCTCACTAACTTCCTCTTGGCTTAGATGATTGTGTTTTACATACAAATTCTCTGATGCAACTCGGCAATCGTAACAACAGCCGCGCAAGTATTTGTGCTCGTTTTCAACTGAAGTTAAAATTTGACGATTGCACTTAGGGTTTGCACAGTTAACATACCGTTCGCAAGGAGAACCATCAAACCAATCCCGACCAACAATCACATGTTCTTTTTGGTTTACAGGTACACTGATTCGACTATCGAATACATACATTTGACCGTCCCATAACTCGCCTTGGACTTCAGGATCTTTACCATACGTAGCAATGCCGCCATGTAATTGACCGACATCTTTAAATCCTTCTTTGACTAGCCAACCTGAAAACTTTTCACAACGGATCCCGCCTGTACAATAAGTTACAACACGTTTATCCATGAACTCTTCTTTATTGTCGCGAATCCATTGAGGGAGTTCACGAAAAGAGCGGATATCCGGTCGAACTGCACCTCTGAAGTGCCCTAAATCATATTCATAATCATTACGCGCATCAATGACAATTGTACCTTCATCTAAAATGGCTTCCCGGAAGGCTTTAGGGTCCAAATATTCCCCTGTGATTTCATTGGGGTCGATGTCATCTTCTAAGTTTAATGTAACTAATTCTTGCCGGTGGCGAACATGCATTTTTTTGAAAGCTTCTGTACTTTCTTCATCAATTTTAAAAACCATATCAGCAAAACGAGTATCAGCATGCATTTCATCCATGTAACGTTGAGTTTGTTCGAACGTTCCCGAAACGGTGCCATTGATACCTTCTGAAGCGATTAAGATTCTACCTTTTAAACCAATTTCTTTACAAAATGCTAAATGGTCTTTTGTAAATTGCTCTGGGTCTTCAATAAGAACATATTGGTAATAAAGCAATACACGATAATCTTTAGACATTGTAAATCCTCCTAAATAACTTACTTAATAAACTTTATAATGAAATAAACAAACTATCTGACACTATATTATACACTAACTTATTTTAAGAAAGCAAGGCCTAAAAAATAGCAGAGAGTGTTTTTTTAAGCTAAAATGAATTGAGCTGACCCGATTTAAAAAAATCAATGCACTAAACCGATCGTAAAAGACAGGAAGATAGAAAGGATGAACGATAGGATGCGATGTACTTGGGCAACAAAAACGCCATTAGATCAACATTACCATGATTATGAATGGGGGAAGCCACATCATGATGACAAAGAGTTGTTTGAATTACTGATTCTTGAAACCATGCAAGCTGGTTTGAGCTGGTCTACTATATTAGCGAAAAGAGAGAATTACCGTGAGGCTTTAGATGGGTTTGATCCACTAAAAATCCAAATTTATGATCAACTAAAAATAGAAGAACTGCTGGCTAATCCCGGCATTATACGCCATAAATTAAAAATAAAAGCCATTATCAAAAACGCACGATCCTTTTTAGCGGTTCAAGAAGAATGGGGAACCTTTGATCGCTACTTATGGTCTTTTGTGGATTATCAACCAATCGTCAATCACTACAGCACTGGGGAACAAATTCCTGTGAAAACTGAATTATCCGAAAAACTTGCAGCAGATATGAAAAAAAGAAACTTTTCTTTTATTGGACCAGTGACGTGTTATGCTTACTTGCAAGCTGCTGGGTTGATTAACGATCATGAAGCAGGTTGTCAATTTAAATAAAACCTATGCTTTACAAGAGGAGAATGAAGAAGAAGAGGAATAATCAGACAAAGAACGTTAAAAGTGTTGACACTTAATTGTAATCTAAACGAAACCTTACTGACTTGTCTTTCATGTTATACTATGACTTGTGAAGTAAGAGTAAATTTTACTTAAGATTAAAAAATGAAATTTGGAGGAAAGAGACTAGTGAATAAAAAATTACTTTCAATTGCTATTTTAGGAACAATGACTTTTAGCTCTCTTATATTGCCAACAGCGGTTGGTGCTGAATCCTATACAGACAAAATCGAAGAAGCAGAACAAAAAGTAAACCAAAATAAAAAAAATATTGAAGAAGCAGAACAAAAAATAAATGGTTTAGCAACAGAAAAAATTACTACACAAGAGCAATTAGAAACAATCAATAATACTATTAGTGTAAATAAAGAAAAATCTCAAAAATTAGTA is a genomic window of Carnobacterium sp. CP1 containing:
- a CDS encoding ABC transporter permease; amino-acid sequence: MSIILSSISQGLLWSVMAIGVYLTFRILDIADLTAEGSFPLGAAVCASLIVAGIPPWLSTIAALIAGMLAGTVSGLLHTVLKIPALLTGILTMTALYSINLRIMGKANVTLLGQGTLMRTMQSFGLNSRTAVLAVGALVALLVILVLYLFFNTETGLAIRSTGDNEDMSEANGIHTNAMKIIGYMLSNGLIALSGALIAQNNSYADIGMGIGTIVIGLASVIIGEVIFHNLSFAKRLVTIVIGAVVYRLIIDLVLQLGVDPQDIKLFSALILAIALSTPLLKKKSGKILKKSPYAKKKGVQ
- the trhO gene encoding oxygen-dependent tRNA uridine(34) hydroxylase TrhO; its protein translation is MSKDYRVLLYYQYVLIEDPEQFTKDHLAFCKEIGLKGRILIASEGINGTVSGTFEQTQRYMDEMHADTRFADMVFKIDEESTEAFKKMHVRHRQELVTLNLEDDIDPNEITGEYLDPKAFREAILDEGTIVIDARNDYEYDLGHFRGAVRPDIRSFRELPQWIRDNKEEFMDKRVVTYCTGGIRCEKFSGWLVKEGFKDVGQLHGGIATYGKDPEVQGELWDGQMYVFDSRISVPVNQKEHVIVGRDWFDGSPCERYVNCANPKCNRQILTSVENEHKYLRGCCYDCRVASENLYVKHNHLSQEEVSERLAEIGEILPTSNF
- a CDS encoding ABC transporter ATP-binding protein, translated to MAAILEVQAIHKSFETGTINENHVLKGLDLTIKEEEFVTIIGGNGAGKSTLLNSIAGSFFVDEGRIFLDGEDVTYKKTAERSKHIGRVFQDPKMGTATRLSIEENLAVAYNRGKRRGLSLGVKEKQRTLFRKRLRQLDLGLENRLKMEVGLLSGGQRQALTLLMATLETPKLLLLDEHTAALDPKTSQMVLELTDKIVQEEKLTAMMITHNMENAIEYGNRLIMLHNGQIVVDVSGVEKKKMTVPDLLELFHKNSGNRVSDDALILG
- a CDS encoding ABC transporter substrate-binding protein, whose product is MKKQLAMGLITLATGLVLAACGNSTESGQDNEMAIGILQYMEHDSLSSAREGFLKELEEEGYVEGENLTVDYQNAQGDQANLQSMSERLVGENDAILAIATPAAQALANVTTEDPILFTAVTDPVDAGLVESNEEPGLNISGTSDIVPIEEQVALLLSIAPEANTVGIIYNSSEPNSKIQADMAQKSIEAKGVDVKVLTVTTTNDVQQVMTTLAQEVEAVYIPTDNTMASTMPTIKEITLEYQLPVVAGAAEMVETGALATYGINYEDLGRQTAKMALKIIKDGADPAELPVETSNKLELVINEEIAEALGIDPASIVSPE
- a CDS encoding DNA-3-methyladenine glycosylase I; amino-acid sequence: MNDRMRCTWATKTPLDQHYHDYEWGKPHHDDKELFELLILETMQAGLSWSTILAKRENYREALDGFDPLKIQIYDQLKIEELLANPGIIRHKLKIKAIIKNARSFLAVQEEWGTFDRYLWSFVDYQPIVNHYSTGEQIPVKTELSEKLAADMKKRNFSFIGPVTCYAYLQAAGLINDHEAGCQFK